In Janibacter alkaliphilus, the following proteins share a genomic window:
- a CDS encoding WhiB family transcriptional regulator, which yields MLHELHLITAVPEDDDSELSWQERSLCAQTDPEAFFPEKGGSTREAKRVCTGCEVRQECLEYALANDERFGIWGGLSERERRKLKKRAV from the coding sequence ATGTTGCACGAGCTACACCTGATCACCGCCGTCCCCGAGGACGACGATTCCGAGCTGTCCTGGCAGGAGCGTTCGCTCTGCGCCCAGACGGACCCGGAGGCGTTCTTCCCGGAGAAGGGCGGATCCACCCGTGAGGCCAAGCGCGTCTGCACCGGCTGCGAGGTGCGCCAGGAGTGCCTGGAGTACGCGCTGGCCAACGACGAGCGCTTCGGCATCTGGGGCGGCCTCTCCGAGCGGGAGCGCCGCAAGCTGAAGAAGCGCGCGGTCTGA
- the cofD gene encoding 2-phospho-L-lactate transferase codes for MRITVLSGGVGGARFVRGLLHHRDRTDELAGSEITVIGNTGDDITLYGLRVCPDLDTLLYTLGEGADEERGWGRAQESHAVQAELAAYGVQPQWFTLGDKDIGTHLARTTWLGQGASLSQATDRLAQRWGLPAKGVRLLPMSDVPVETHAVLDGEEAQEAVHFQQWWVQMGARPTPARFVVAGMDRATPAPGVLEAIRGADVVVLPPSNPVVSLGIILSVPGLRDAVRGCAAPVVGVSPLVGGRPVRGHADVCLEAIGVEVSSAGIAGLYRDLLDGWLVDPQDPRPSAPGSRWTTRAHSSPLLMSDLEASADIAAETLRLAQDVRR; via the coding sequence ATGCGAATCACCGTGCTCTCCGGAGGGGTCGGCGGCGCCCGCTTCGTCCGCGGTCTGCTGCACCACCGGGACCGTACCGACGAGCTCGCGGGCAGCGAGATCACCGTCATCGGCAACACCGGCGACGACATCACGCTCTACGGTCTGCGGGTCTGCCCGGACCTGGACACGCTGCTCTACACCCTCGGTGAGGGGGCCGACGAGGAGCGCGGCTGGGGTCGGGCGCAGGAGAGCCACGCGGTGCAGGCGGAGCTGGCGGCCTACGGGGTGCAGCCGCAGTGGTTCACGTTGGGCGACAAGGACATCGGCACGCACCTGGCCCGCACCACGTGGCTCGGTCAGGGGGCCTCGCTGAGCCAGGCGACCGACCGGCTGGCGCAGCGCTGGGGCCTGCCGGCGAAGGGGGTCCGCCTGCTGCCGATGAGCGACGTGCCGGTCGAGACGCACGCCGTGCTCGACGGCGAGGAGGCCCAGGAGGCGGTGCACTTCCAGCAGTGGTGGGTGCAGATGGGCGCCCGCCCCACCCCGGCGCGCTTCGTCGTCGCCGGTATGGACCGCGCCACCCCGGCCCCCGGGGTGCTGGAGGCGATCCGCGGCGCCGACGTCGTCGTCCTGCCGCCGAGCAACCCGGTGGTCTCGCTGGGGATCATCCTGTCCGTCCCCGGTCTGCGGGACGCGGTCCGCGGGTGCGCCGCGCCGGTGGTCGGGGTCAGCCCGCTCGTCGGCGGCCGCCCGGTCCGCGGCCACGCCGACGTCTGCCTGGAGGCCATCGGGGTCGAGGTCAGCTCGGCCGGGATCGCCGGCCTCTACCGCGACCTGCTCGACGGCTGGCTGGTGGACCCGCAGGACCCCCGGCCGAGCGCCCCCGGGTCGCGATGGACCACCCGGGCGCACTCCTCGCCGCTGCTGATGAGCGACCTGGAGGCGAGCGCCGACATCGCCGCTGAGACGCTGCGGCTCGCGCAGGACGTGCGGCGGTGA
- a CDS encoding coenzyme F420-0:L-glutamate ligase: protein MTSADPDRVEVLALHGVGEVGADGLAALACDLVAAAAEHGGLTDGDVLAVSSKVVSKALGLRAPADQREQAVAAGTVRVLAERAVAHGRVTRVVEAAAGPVMAAAGVDASNVGVDPDAVLLLPADPDGCAHELRQQLAQHSGNDPDRLGVLVTDTAGRAWRAGQTDLALGASGVRLVHDHRGEPDADGRALSVTSRAVGDELAAAADLVKGKARGVPAALLRGLPAMVDPTAAGARSLVRTGPGDWFARGHVEAVRAALGAAPGGPTASAVGIPATGTETVAERLARALRLTLLPLAEDLAEQAGADLGEDELTLVAADRYVLGVLRARAEVALHAEGLRVVDERWTSDGLRLRVAGRDLSAPPGET from the coding sequence GTGACCTCCGCCGATCCCGACCGGGTCGAGGTGCTCGCCCTGCACGGGGTCGGCGAGGTGGGTGCCGACGGCCTGGCTGCGCTGGCCTGCGACCTGGTGGCGGCTGCGGCCGAGCACGGCGGTCTGACCGACGGTGACGTGCTGGCCGTCTCCAGCAAGGTCGTCTCCAAGGCGCTCGGCCTGCGCGCGCCGGCCGACCAGCGCGAGCAGGCGGTCGCGGCCGGGACCGTCCGGGTGCTGGCCGAGCGCGCCGTCGCCCACGGCCGGGTCACCCGGGTGGTCGAGGCGGCGGCCGGGCCGGTGATGGCCGCGGCCGGGGTGGACGCCTCGAACGTCGGCGTCGACCCGGACGCGGTGCTGCTGCTGCCGGCCGATCCGGACGGCTGCGCGCACGAGCTGCGCCAGCAGCTGGCGCAGCACAGCGGCAACGACCCGGACCGGCTGGGCGTGCTGGTCACCGACACCGCGGGGCGGGCCTGGCGGGCCGGGCAGACCGACCTGGCGCTCGGCGCCAGCGGGGTCCGGCTGGTCCACGACCACCGCGGCGAGCCGGACGCAGACGGGCGTGCTCTCTCGGTGACCAGCCGGGCGGTGGGCGACGAGCTGGCCGCCGCCGCCGACCTCGTCAAGGGCAAGGCCCGGGGCGTCCCGGCAGCCCTGCTGCGCGGCCTCCCGGCGATGGTCGACCCCACCGCTGCGGGGGCCCGGAGCCTGGTGCGGACCGGCCCTGGCGACTGGTTCGCCCGGGGGCACGTGGAGGCCGTGCGCGCGGCGCTCGGCGCGGCACCGGGCGGCCCGACGGCCTCGGCCGTCGGCATCCCCGCGACCGGCACGGAGACCGTGGCGGAGAGGCTCGCCCGGGCGCTGCGGCTGACCCTGCTGCCGCTCGCGGAGGATCTGGCCGAGCAGGCCGGCGCCGACCTCGGCGAGGACGAGCTCACCCTGGTCGCCGCGGACCGCTACGTGCTCGGGGTGCTGCGCGCCCGCGCCGAGGTCGCGCTGCACGCCGAGGGGCTGCGGGTGGTCGACGAGCGGTGGACCAGCGACGGGCTGCGCCTGCGCGTCGCCGGGCGGGACCTGAGCGCGCCGC